From one Streptomyces sp. R41 genomic stretch:
- a CDS encoding response regulator transcription factor produces the protein MARKILLADDDVAVREGLGRLLRFEGYETVLAGDGREALDLVAGADGRPDLVLMDVTMPGLDGLAATRRIRASGFTVPILMITGRDAVGDRIVALDNGADDYLMKPFASEELLARVRALLRRSPQQRPTEPGPAPDALLSFEDVAMDPRTRTVTRAGHSLDLTRTEYALLEYLLRHPARVLGRPRILKEVWGFDFEPASNTLDVYVMYLRRKLESHGGPRLIHTTVRGLGYTLRAK, from the coding sequence ATGGCGCGGAAGATCCTGCTGGCCGACGACGACGTGGCCGTACGTGAGGGGCTCGGCCGGCTGCTCAGGTTCGAGGGGTACGAGACCGTCCTCGCCGGAGATGGGCGCGAGGCCCTCGACCTGGTGGCCGGGGCCGACGGGCGCCCCGACCTGGTGCTGATGGACGTCACCATGCCCGGACTCGACGGGCTGGCCGCCACCCGGCGGATACGGGCGTCCGGGTTCACCGTCCCCATCCTGATGATCACCGGCCGGGACGCCGTCGGCGACCGTATCGTCGCGCTCGACAACGGCGCCGACGACTACCTGATGAAACCGTTCGCGAGCGAGGAACTCCTCGCGCGGGTCAGGGCGCTGCTGCGCCGCAGCCCGCAGCAAAGGCCCACGGAGCCGGGTCCGGCCCCCGACGCCCTGCTCTCCTTCGAGGACGTCGCCATGGACCCGCGCACCCGCACGGTCACCCGCGCCGGCCATTCCCTCGACCTCACCAGGACCGAGTACGCCCTGCTGGAGTACCTGCTGCGGCACCCGGCCAGGGTCCTCGGCCGGCCCCGGATCCTCAAGGAGGTCTGGGGCTTCGACTTCGAGCCGGCGTCCAACACGCTGGACGTGTACGTGATGTATCTGCGCCGGAAGCTGGAGAGCCACGGCGGACCGCGGCTCATCCACACCACCGTGCGGGGGCTCGGTTACACGCTGCGGGCGAAATAG
- a CDS encoding ABC transporter permease — protein sequence MNVFSLALANVRALRRRLIGLVALVSVAAAVCLGALGIADRAQGVTDTGVKESSANRSITVDRPDSRPDTPQLTDRTAARLAKLPHVESVQHRAQVSFGVLTKAGDTVLLYATTYRPALPPPVTKSVRKQLFPLRPGEIVAPAASQGVDLSKLVGKDIEIETTRFVRQGEGTGVSGHARLVGVYDPTWQLDNPDAAYAADSTVVDWAAQRSGEPAKSYLSTIGYDQLTVVARTAADVPAVTKSVQKLGYPAVTLQQQLSALPGVLEMIKVVGQVLLGVLGVLAFVGAVTVTGALSRQRAQEIGILKAVGFRTRYVLTMLVTEMALAGAVAALIGTVLGAVLGGGAAALLRGSADLAPYVKGWVLLPPAGTLLLLLGLTVLVVAMGSLAPARRAARMSPTDAMKDW from the coding sequence ATGAACGTCTTCAGCCTGGCGCTGGCCAATGTCCGCGCCCTGCGCCGCCGCCTGATCGGCCTCGTGGCCCTGGTCTCGGTCGCCGCCGCCGTCTGTCTCGGCGCACTGGGCATCGCCGACCGGGCCCAGGGCGTCACCGACACGGGCGTCAAGGAGAGCAGCGCCAACCGCAGCATCACCGTCGACCGCCCCGACTCCCGGCCCGACACCCCGCAGCTGACAGACCGTACGGCCGCCAGGCTCGCGAAGCTGCCGCACGTCGAGTCGGTGCAGCACCGGGCCCAGGTCTCCTTCGGGGTCCTGACCAAGGCGGGCGACACCGTCCTGCTGTACGCCACGACCTACCGCCCCGCGCTGCCCCCACCGGTCACCAAGTCCGTACGCAAACAGCTCTTTCCGCTGCGCCCGGGCGAGATCGTGGCCCCGGCCGCGTCCCAGGGCGTGGACCTGAGCAAGCTGGTGGGCAAGGACATCGAGATCGAGACCACCCGCTTCGTACGCCAGGGCGAGGGCACCGGAGTCTCGGGCCACGCCCGGCTCGTCGGGGTGTACGACCCGACCTGGCAGCTGGACAACCCGGATGCCGCGTACGCCGCCGACTCCACCGTGGTCGATTGGGCGGCGCAGCGGTCCGGTGAACCGGCGAAGAGTTACCTCTCCACCATCGGCTACGACCAGCTGACCGTGGTCGCCAGGACGGCCGCCGACGTGCCTGCCGTGACGAAGTCCGTGCAGAAGCTGGGCTATCCGGCGGTCACCCTCCAGCAGCAGCTCAGCGCGCTTCCCGGTGTCCTGGAGATGATCAAGGTGGTCGGCCAGGTGCTGCTCGGTGTGCTCGGTGTGCTGGCCTTCGTCGGCGCGGTCACCGTGACCGGGGCGCTGTCACGCCAGCGGGCGCAGGAGATCGGCATTCTCAAGGCGGTCGGATTCCGCACGAGATACGTGCTGACGATGCTGGTCACGGAGATGGCGCTGGCCGGAGCCGTGGCCGCGCTGATCGGCACCGTGCTCGGCGCGGTGCTCGGCGGCGGCGCAGCGGCCCTGCTGCGCGGCAGCGCGGACCTGGCGCCGTACGTCAAGGGCTGGGTGCTGCTGCCGCCGGCGGGCACTCTGCTCCTGCTCCTCGGGCTGACGGTGCTGGTGGTGGCGATGGGTTCGCTGGCCCCGGCACGCAGGGCCGCGAGGATGTCCCCCACAGATGCGATGAAGGACTGGTGA
- a CDS encoding ABC transporter ATP-binding protein translates to MNALLRAEGVGKSYTLRGRRVDVLRGVDLAVRGGEVTALVGHSGSGKTTLLHILGLLTPPDSGRVFVEGTDITGLGDGARADLRRGRLGFVFQSYNLLPQHSALRNVVLPYAGSRAEGEMRARALLERVGLAERADHLPGELSGGEQQRVALARALINDPPAVLADEPTGNLDTESEDVLLGLFRELADEGWAVLLVTHNPAVSEFADVVHRLEKGTFTQVAVDKPATVEKPMAERARANTQTESAE, encoded by the coding sequence GTGAACGCACTGCTGCGGGCCGAGGGTGTGGGCAAGTCCTACACCCTGCGCGGAAGGAGGGTCGACGTCCTGCGCGGCGTCGACCTCGCCGTGAGAGGCGGCGAGGTCACGGCCCTGGTCGGCCACTCCGGCTCAGGGAAGACGACCCTCCTGCACATCCTCGGGCTGCTGACCCCGCCGGACAGCGGCCGTGTGTTCGTCGAGGGCACGGACATCACGGGGCTGGGCGACGGTGCGCGGGCGGATCTGCGCCGCGGCCGGCTCGGGTTCGTGTTCCAGTCGTACAACCTGCTGCCGCAACATTCGGCGCTGCGCAACGTCGTCCTGCCGTACGCCGGCAGCCGCGCCGAGGGCGAGATGCGCGCCCGTGCGCTGCTGGAGCGGGTCGGGCTCGCGGAGCGGGCCGACCATCTGCCCGGCGAGCTGTCGGGAGGCGAGCAGCAGCGGGTGGCGCTGGCGCGGGCGCTGATCAACGATCCGCCCGCGGTGCTGGCCGACGAGCCGACCGGAAACCTCGATACCGAGAGCGAGGACGTGCTGCTTGGGCTGTTCCGCGAACTGGCGGACGAGGGCTGGGCGGTGCTCCTGGTCACCCACAACCCGGCGGTGTCGGAGTTCGCGGATGTGGTGCACCGCCTGGAGAAGGGCACGTTCACCCAGGTCGCGGTGGACAAGCCCGCGACGGTGGAGAAGCCCATGGCCGAGCGGGCCAGGGCCAACACGCAGACGGAGAGCGCCGAATGA
- a CDS encoding ABC transporter ATP-binding protein, with protein MREVREAFARFWPLTRGDRKWLVVITGCVVVAALAETASILLFAQLTDHALKAGSLAAFWGPAGAWLGVAVLGALVGYLGNSLAVWTAERFVLRLRAGVFRHVQDLPPHFFQKHRQGDLVERLTGDVEAIEQMVVSGVVGTVSAAFSAVFYAAAALWLRWDLALATFVLAPLFLVAARRFSGRIKTASREERAADGAITSVVEESLGNVVLTQAYNRRRAEEKRLDREARAWMRASVRGARASEMYEQFVEVVETVCVLAVIGLGAWEISQGRMSLGQLLAFAAFLGYLYPPIRNLGQLGLTLTAATAGAERLQEILDAEPAVSDPAVPVREWPVHGWVSFHGTSFRYPGAERDSLHDVTFTAGPGELVVVTGPSGAGKSTLSKLLTRFYDPTAGVICLDGVPLTGVPLEFLRENVALLPQETLILHGTIRENIACGRPGATDAEIERAALEADAHEFISALPRGYQTPIAPGTAALSGGQLQRVAIARAMLRAAPVLVLDEPTAGLDALAAHRVVEPLRRLMAGRTTIMITHDLGLAPDADRILVVDGGRLVEVGTHMELLARDGVYARLSSPGDESPWACEGSAGELRLSGFPLRFP; from the coding sequence ATGCGGGAAGTCCGGGAAGCATTTGCTCGCTTCTGGCCGCTGACTCGCGGGGACCGTAAGTGGCTCGTGGTGATCACCGGCTGTGTGGTGGTGGCCGCGCTCGCCGAGACCGCCTCGATCCTGCTTTTCGCGCAGCTCACCGACCATGCCCTGAAGGCCGGTTCGCTCGCGGCGTTCTGGGGACCCGCCGGGGCCTGGCTCGGCGTCGCCGTGCTCGGCGCGCTCGTCGGGTATCTCGGCAACTCGCTCGCCGTGTGGACCGCCGAGAGATTCGTACTGCGACTTCGCGCGGGCGTGTTCCGGCACGTCCAGGATCTGCCTCCGCACTTCTTCCAGAAGCACCGCCAGGGTGATCTGGTCGAACGTCTCACCGGAGACGTCGAGGCCATCGAGCAGATGGTCGTGTCGGGCGTGGTCGGGACGGTCTCCGCCGCCTTCTCCGCGGTCTTCTATGCCGCCGCGGCCCTCTGGCTGCGCTGGGACCTCGCTCTCGCCACCTTCGTCCTCGCTCCCCTCTTCCTCGTCGCCGCCCGCCGTTTCTCCGGGCGGATCAAGACCGCCTCCCGGGAGGAGCGGGCCGCCGACGGCGCGATCACCTCCGTCGTCGAGGAGTCGCTCGGCAATGTGGTGCTGACGCAGGCGTACAACCGGCGCCGTGCCGAGGAGAAGCGGCTCGACCGGGAGGCGCGCGCCTGGATGCGGGCGTCCGTGCGCGGGGCGCGGGCGAGCGAGATGTACGAGCAGTTCGTCGAGGTCGTCGAGACGGTCTGCGTGCTCGCGGTGATCGGCCTCGGCGCCTGGGAGATCTCTCAAGGGCGGATGTCCTTGGGCCAGTTGCTCGCCTTCGCCGCCTTCCTCGGCTATCTCTACCCACCGATCCGCAATCTCGGGCAGCTCGGGCTCACCCTCACCGCCGCCACCGCCGGCGCCGAGCGGCTCCAGGAGATCCTGGACGCCGAGCCCGCCGTCAGCGACCCGGCCGTCCCGGTGCGGGAATGGCCCGTACACGGCTGGGTCAGCTTCCACGGCACGTCGTTCCGCTACCCGGGTGCCGAGCGCGACTCCCTGCACGACGTGACCTTCACGGCCGGACCCGGCGAACTCGTCGTCGTCACCGGACCCAGCGGCGCCGGAAAGTCCACCCTCTCCAAACTCCTCACCCGCTTCTACGACCCGACGGCGGGCGTGATCTGCCTCGACGGCGTCCCGCTGACCGGCGTACCCCTGGAGTTCCTGCGCGAGAACGTCGCGCTGCTGCCCCAGGAGACCCTCATCCTGCACGGCACGATCCGCGAGAACATCGCGTGCGGACGGCCGGGAGCGACGGACGCCGAGATCGAGCGGGCCGCACTGGAGGCGGACGCGCACGAGTTCATCAGCGCGCTGCCGCGGGGGTACCAGACCCCGATCGCGCCCGGCACCGCGGCCCTCTCCGGTGGCCAGCTCCAGCGGGTGGCCATCGCCCGCGCCATGCTCCGCGCCGCCCCCGTCCTCGTACTCGACGAACCGACGGCCGGCCTCGACGCCCTCGCCGCGCACCGGGTGGTCGAGCCCCTGCGCCGTCTGATGGCGGGACGTACGACGATCATGATCACCCACGACCTGGGCCTGGCGCCCGACGCGGACCGGATCCTGGTCGTGGACGGGGGGCGTCTGGTGGAAGTCGGTACGCACATGGAGCTGTTGGCGCGGGACGGGGTGTACGCGCGGCTGTCATCCCCGGGCGACGAATCGCCATGGGCGTGTGAAGGCAGTGCGGGGGAATTACGTCTTTCCGGGTTCCCCTTGAGGTTTCCCTGA
- a CDS encoding DUF2993 domain-containing protein, with translation MRTPHRMTTHPYTNPYEELAALDDGPLEEFLHEDEPEEVPEEDWAPPNHRRGSRRRRKRFAGLPFAAKAAVLVLSLAAFLTLADRWALLYAEHEAADKLKDQLHLTAAPEVEIGGFPFLTQLADHRLDSVKVTVPDVAADRVSLAEVSATATHVRLDGGDDPTAVHGARVPALHGEVLLSFDDLNRELGASQVTFTGHGHDRVRARGTLPVAGHDLKLRADARIGRDGERGISTRIDGMRLDIGDLATYRPGARASEGLHLTPRSVARLGKETAKARALLSVPAIVHRLGVPDAAVRQALRDDTRLASLTGSAKFARRAMRVNLLDVAIAHPALLKRFGLDPALLDGLSRLTRPVLVDQLSLGFRLPHPKDGDLRLRDVRVEKDGIRVRMTGSALTIGH, from the coding sequence ATGCGTACCCCCCACCGCATGACAACGCATCCCTATACAAACCCCTACGAAGAGCTCGCCGCTCTCGACGACGGTCCACTGGAGGAGTTCCTCCACGAGGACGAGCCGGAGGAGGTGCCGGAGGAGGACTGGGCCCCGCCCAACCACCGCCGGGGCAGCCGGCGCCGCCGGAAACGCTTCGCCGGACTGCCGTTCGCGGCGAAGGCTGCCGTCCTCGTCCTGTCCCTCGCCGCGTTCCTCACGCTCGCCGACCGCTGGGCCCTGCTGTACGCCGAGCACGAGGCGGCCGACAAGCTCAAGGACCAGCTGCACCTGACCGCCGCCCCCGAGGTCGAGATCGGGGGCTTCCCCTTCCTCACCCAACTCGCCGACCACCGACTGGACTCCGTGAAGGTGACCGTGCCGGACGTGGCCGCCGACCGGGTCTCGCTGGCTGAGGTGTCGGCGACGGCGACGCATGTACGGCTCGACGGCGGCGACGACCCCACCGCCGTACACGGTGCCCGAGTCCCCGCGCTGCACGGCGAGGTGCTGCTCTCCTTCGACGACCTGAACCGAGAACTCGGCGCGTCCCAGGTGACGTTCACCGGGCACGGCCACGACCGGGTGCGGGCGCGCGGCACGCTGCCCGTCGCCGGACACGACCTGAAACTCCGGGCCGACGCCCGTATCGGCCGCGACGGCGAGCGCGGCATCTCGACGCGGATCGACGGAATGCGCCTGGACATCGGCGACCTGGCGACGTACCGGCCGGGCGCCCGTGCCTCGGAGGGCCTGCACCTCACCCCGCGCTCGGTGGCGCGCCTCGGCAAGGAGACCGCCAAGGCGCGGGCCCTGCTCTCCGTCCCGGCGATCGTGCACCGCCTCGGGGTGCCGGACGCGGCGGTGCGTCAGGCGCTGCGCGACGACACCAGGCTTGCCTCGCTGACGGGGTCGGCGAAGTTCGCCCGCCGGGCGATGCGCGTGAACCTCCTCGACGTGGCGATCGCCCACCCGGCGCTCCTGAAGCGCTTCGGCCTGGACCCGGCCCTCCTCGACGGCCTCTCCCGGCTCACCCGTCCCGTCCTCGTGGACCAGCTGTCCTTGGGATTCCGCCTGCCGCATCCGAAGGACGGCGACCTGCGGCTGCGGGACGTACGCGTGGAGAAGGACGGGATCCGGGTGCGGATGACGGGGTCGGCGCTGACGATCGGGCATTGA
- a CDS encoding bifunctional UDP-sugar hydrolase/5'-nucleotidase, whose protein sequence is MPSTPRHRRTHRILAAAAGLATVGALAAAMPASAGQDKATPLHHQGSGRYQDVQLLSFNDLHGNLEPPSGSSGRVTELQADGTTKTIDAGGVEYLATHLRQARKNNKYSITAAAGDMVGASPLISGLFHDEPTIDALNKLDLDVTSVGNHEFDEGAKELARLQNGGCHPKDGCYDDSEEFTGADFPYLAANVTDEKTGKPILKPYWVWKKNGVKVGFIGVTLEGTPNIVSAEGVKGLKFGDEVETINKYAKVLQRQGVKSIVALIHEGGAPASTAYNYDCDSPGAGDGISGPIVDIAKNVTPAVDALVTGHTHQAYACTVPDPAGNPRMVTSASSFGRLYTDTTLTYDRWTGDIARTAVKSANHVVTRDVAKAADMTALISKWKTLSAPIASRPIGYIAGEIGNTGTESPLGDLIADAQLAYAKSVDPEADLAVMNPGGIRAGLTYTASGSEGDGVVTYGEAYTVQPFSNTVNLVNLTGAQLITALQQQVSGANEAAPKILQISSGLTYTLDLTKTGAARVVADSVKLNNTAIDPTATYRVAMNSFLAGGGDGFAELGKGTNVVVGGDDLAAFESYLTANSSAATPYPVPAAARITIVK, encoded by the coding sequence ATGCCATCGACGCCCCGGCACAGACGTACCCATCGCATCCTCGCGGCCGCCGCCGGCCTTGCCACCGTCGGCGCGCTGGCCGCGGCGATGCCCGCGAGCGCGGGCCAGGACAAGGCCACGCCGCTGCACCACCAGGGCAGCGGCCGCTACCAGGACGTACAGCTGCTGTCTTTCAACGACCTGCACGGCAACCTGGAGCCGCCGTCCGGCTCCTCGGGCCGTGTCACGGAGCTGCAGGCGGACGGCACGACGAAGACCATCGACGCGGGCGGTGTCGAATACCTCGCCACGCATCTGCGCCAGGCCCGCAAGAACAACAAGTACTCGATCACGGCCGCAGCCGGTGACATGGTCGGCGCCTCCCCGCTGATCTCCGGCCTCTTCCACGACGAGCCGACGATCGACGCGCTGAACAAGCTCGACCTGGACGTGACGAGCGTCGGCAACCACGAGTTCGACGAGGGCGCCAAGGAGCTGGCCCGTCTGCAGAACGGCGGCTGCCACCCGAAGGACGGCTGTTACGACGACAGCGAGGAATTCACGGGCGCCGACTTCCCCTACCTCGCCGCGAACGTCACCGACGAGAAGACCGGCAAGCCGATCCTCAAGCCCTACTGGGTGTGGAAGAAGAACGGCGTCAAGGTCGGCTTCATCGGCGTGACCCTGGAGGGCACCCCGAACATCGTCTCCGCCGAGGGCGTCAAGGGCCTCAAGTTCGGCGACGAGGTCGAGACGATCAACAAGTACGCCAAGGTGCTCCAGCGCCAGGGCGTGAAGTCGATCGTCGCGCTGATCCACGAGGGCGGTGCGCCCGCCTCGACGGCGTACAACTACGACTGCGACAGCCCCGGCGCCGGTGACGGCATCTCCGGGCCGATCGTCGACATCGCCAAGAACGTCACGCCGGCCGTGGACGCGCTGGTCACCGGCCACACCCACCAGGCGTACGCGTGCACCGTCCCGGACCCGGCGGGCAACCCTCGCATGGTGACGTCGGCCTCGTCCTTCGGCCGCCTCTACACGGACACGACGCTGACGTACGACCGCTGGACCGGCGACATCGCGCGTACGGCGGTGAAGTCCGCGAACCACGTGGTCACCCGTGACGTGGCGAAGGCCGCTGACATGACGGCCCTGATCAGCAAGTGGAAGACGCTCTCCGCCCCGATCGCCTCGCGACCCATCGGCTACATCGCGGGCGAGATCGGCAACACCGGCACCGAGTCCCCGCTCGGCGACCTGATCGCCGACGCGCAGCTCGCGTACGCCAAGTCCGTCGACCCGGAGGCCGACCTCGCGGTGATGAACCCGGGCGGCATCCGCGCCGGGCTCACCTACACCGCGAGCGGCAGTGAGGGCGACGGCGTGGTGACGTACGGGGAGGCGTACACGGTCCAGCCCTTCTCCAACACGGTCAACCTGGTGAACCTCACCGGCGCCCAGCTGATCACCGCTCTCCAGCAGCAGGTCAGCGGCGCGAACGAGGCCGCGCCGAAGATCCTCCAGATCTCCTCGGGCCTCACCTACACCCTGGACCTGACGAAGACGGGCGCCGCCCGAGTGGTCGCCGACTCCGTCAAGCTCAACAACACCGCGATCGACCCCACCGCCACCTACCGCGTCGCGATGAACTCCTTCCTCGCGGGCGGCGGCGACGGCTTCGCCGAACTCGGCAAGGGCACGAACGTGGTCGTCGGCGGCGACGACCTGGCGGCCTTCGAGTCCTATCTGACGGCCAACTCGTCGGCGGCGACGCCGTATCCGGTGCCCGCGGCGGCCCGGATCACGATCGTGAAGTAG
- the mshD gene encoding mycothiol synthase: MTSDDSALPALSRSIETCSALSPGQAEDVLQLLAEAARADGQQAVSEQGRLQLKGGAREGVRHLLLTVGDQLIGYAQLEDTDPVEAPAAELVVHPAHRGHGHGRALGSALLAESGKRLRVWAHGGHSAARHLAQVLGLTLFRELRQMRRPLADLDLPEPKLPDGVHVRSFVPGRDDAAWLAVNAAAFAHHPEQGSLTQRDLDDRMAEPWFDPSGFFLAFRAGQLVGFHWTKVHAEERLGEVYVLGVHPGAQGGGLGKALTTIGLRHLAAQGLPTAMLYVDADNKSAVTVYERLGFVTHETDLMYRTES, from the coding sequence ATGACCAGCGACGACAGCGCACTGCCCGCCCTCTCCCGCTCCATCGAGACCTGCTCCGCGCTCTCCCCGGGCCAGGCCGAGGACGTGCTCCAGCTGCTCGCCGAGGCCGCCCGGGCCGATGGGCAGCAGGCGGTGTCCGAGCAGGGGCGGCTGCAGCTCAAGGGCGGAGCCCGTGAGGGCGTACGGCATCTGCTGCTGACCGTCGGTGACCAGCTCATCGGGTACGCGCAGCTGGAGGACACCGACCCGGTGGAGGCCCCTGCCGCCGAGCTGGTCGTGCACCCGGCGCACCGCGGGCACGGGCACGGGCGGGCGCTGGGCTCCGCGCTGCTCGCCGAGTCCGGGAAGCGGCTGCGGGTGTGGGCGCACGGCGGGCACTCGGCCGCCCGGCACCTCGCGCAGGTCCTCGGGCTCACCCTCTTCCGCGAACTGCGCCAGATGCGGCGGCCGTTGGCGGACCTCGACCTGCCCGAGCCGAAGCTCCCGGACGGGGTGCACGTCCGCTCCTTCGTGCCGGGCCGGGACGACGCCGCCTGGCTCGCGGTGAACGCCGCGGCCTTCGCCCACCACCCCGAGCAGGGCTCCCTCACCCAGCGCGACCTGGACGACCGGATGGCCGAGCCATGGTTCGACCCGTCCGGGTTCTTCCTCGCCTTCCGCGCCGGCCAACTGGTCGGCTTCCACTGGACCAAGGTCCACGCCGAGGAGCGGCTGGGCGAGGTGTACGTCCTCGGGGTGCACCCCGGCGCCCAGGGCGGCGGCCTGGGCAAGGCGCTCACCACGATCGGGCTGCGCCACCTCGCCGCGCAGGGCCTGCCCACCGCGATGCTCTACGTCGACGCCGACAACAAGTCGGCGGTGACCGTGTACGAGCGGCTCGGCTTCGTCACCCACGAGACGGACCTGATGTACCGGACGGAGTCGTAA